Below is a window of Bifidobacterium asteroides DNA.
CATCAGAACGCCATCGTCATAGCTTGGATCATCGCCAGCATGATTGAAACTCTGGCTGCCTTCGCCCTTATCTACCATCACGATCCATTGCATTCCAAATCCAAGGAACCGATTGCCGATGGGAACCACGACAAAGGGGCATGAGACAATAACGGAATTACTACAGTATCCACCTGAGTCCTATCCTCAACTTGGATACTGTGAACAATCGAAATGTGAGAGAATCTCAGAACAAGAGCCTATAAAGAAAACTGTCCGATAAAGGCAATCGAATCAAATCAGATCAACCATTCTAAAGAAGGGAATATCAGCCTTGGAGCAGGGCGCAGAACGAGACTGCTCCGCGGCTGATGTTCCCGCAGTCTGCTCCCTGATACGCCTAATTTCAGCATATGATGTCAAAGGTGACAAGATGGCCGGTTGTAGGCTCCAGTCGGGCAATCTGCCATATTCGATCGTCTGGAAATCGACTAGAATAAAGACGGATAGTTGTCCAAAAGTAACGGACGAAACCTATATTCTATATCGAAATTATTCACACATCGTTGTGGAAGAAAAGGAAGGGTATGAGCGGACCAGAACAATCTCAGATAACTTTCGGGGTCCTGAATGAAACCAGCCATGATGAGTCGCGCGTGGCCTTGACGCCAGACATCGTGACCCGTCTGGCGAGGCAGGGCATCACCTGTCTGATGGAGTCATGCGCTGGAATCCGAGCCGGCTTCAGGGACGAGGATTATCAGCGAGCAGGAGCTGCAGTCACCGACAGGAATACAGTCCTGTCCAAATCCCAAGTCCTGGGATTTGTCAATAGGCCAGACACATCCTTGCTGAGCCGGATACAAAACAAGACCTGGATCATCGGCATGCTGGGATCTTTCTCAGATCAGGATTACATCAAAGCCCTGGACGAGGCCGGACTGACGGGTATCGCCATGGAACGACTCCCCCGTCAGCTCAGCTCTGCTCAGTCCATGGATGAAATGACCTCGCAGAACTCAGTCATGGGATACAAGGCAGCTCTGGTGGCTGCCGATGCCTACGGATCCTTCTTCCCCATGATGACCACTGCCGCAGGAACCATCCGGCCAGCCAAGGTTCTGGTTCTGGGCGCCGGCATTGCAGGACTGCAAGCCATCGGAACCGCCAAACGTCTGGGAGCCGTAGTCACCGCCTACGATGTCAGACCCGCCTCCAGGCAGGAGGTGGAATCCCTGGGAGCCAAGTTCCTTGACCTGGGACTGGATTTCTCCAAAGGTCAGGGCGAGGGCGGCTATGCGCGCCAGCTGAACAGCCAGGAGCAGGCTCAGCAGCAGGCAGCGGTGGATGCCAAGGCGGCAGGTTTCGATGTGGTCATCACCACAGCCAAGGTCCCAGGAGGGAAGCCGCCCAGGCTCCTGAGTGCCAAGGGAGTGGCCAATCTACACCCCGGAGCCGTGGTGGTGGACTGCGCAGCCAGCGATCTTGGCGGCAACGTTGAGGGGTCGCAGGTAGGAACCACGACCACGCATGAGGGAGTCATCATGATAGGTGCGCCATACTTGGCCAGCGGTGTGGCCACGACGGCCTCCAGCCTGCTGGCCAGGAATGTGGCGGACGTGTTGGTTCATTTTGTCCGCAATGGAGCGCTGAGCATCAAGGCAGATGATGGAATAGATCAGGCGCTGGTCGTAACAGGAACAGCAGAGTCTGGCGCGCGCGGAAGCACAGACGCGGCAAGCAGTGAGAAGAAAGGCCACCAGCAATGAATTCCTTGGTCATAGCAATTACACTCTTTATCTTGGCTCTGCTGATCGGCGTTGAAGTGATCGGCAAGGTTCCGGCCACCCTTCATACGCCTCTGATGTCCGGAGCAAACTCAATCCATGGCATTGTGATCGTCGGCGTGGTCATCATTGCAGCGGAGGCGCACTCCCCGCTTTCCTACGTCCTCATTTTCCTGGCGGCCATACTTGGTGCCATGAATGTGGTGGGCGGCTATGTAGTGACGGACAGAATGCTGGAGATGTTCAAATCATCGAAATCCGGCAGGAAAAAGAACAAAGACGACCAGAACCACCAGGCTTCGGCCGTCCCGGTAGCGAATGCTGAGGACGGGGGAGCCGACAAGTGAACACCCTCGACATCATCACCTGGTTCGTCTACCTCCTCTCCTCGGTCATGTTCGTCATGGGTCTGCACTGCATGAACTCCCCCAAAACGGCCCGCACAGGCAATAGGATTTCTGCAGCAGGCATGATCATCGCCGTAGCCATGGCCTTCATCCACCTGTTCGCCACCGGTTTCGCCTCCTCCCTGGCCATCGTTCTGCTCGTGCTCGGCATCCTGATCGGATCCGCAGCAGGGGTCTACTCGGCCAGGAAGGTCAAAATGACGGACATGCCTCAGCTGGTTTCCGTCTTCAACACGGTCGGCGGCGGCGCAGCAGCCCTGGTCGCCTTGAATGACATACTCACTTCCGAAGGTACCCCGACTCTGGTGGTGCTGATCACCGCCGGGCTCGGTGTGGTCATCGGTTCCGTCACCTTCACCGGTTCCCTGATAGCTGCCGGCAAGCTTCAGGGCGTCAGCCTGATCAAAAACCTGAAGCTGCCGGCCAAGGCTGTCTGGAATCTGCTCTTCGCCCTGCTGACGGTGCTCTGCCTGGTCATGCTCTGCCTGAATCCAGACACTCGGACCCCATGGGCCCTCCTCACGGCCATATTCGCCCTAGGCTACGGACTGGTCTTCGTCATCCCCATCGGCGGCGCTGACATGCCCGTGGTCATTTCTGTTCTGAACGCCTGCACTGGCACAGCTGTGGCCATGAACGGCCTGGCCATCGACAACGTCGCCTTGATCGTGGCTGGCGCACTGGTCGGTGCCGCTGGAGCGACCCTGTCCGTCCTGATGGCACAGGCCATGAACAGGCCTCTCCTGAGCGTTCTAGCTGGAGGGTTTGGCGGTTCCTCTGTCAGCGCCAGCCAGGATCAGGGTGCCCAGGGGACTATGAAGGAGACCACACCCGACGATGTGGCTGTCCAGCTGGTCTACGCAGACAAGGTCATCTTTGTCCCCGGCTTTGGTCTGGCTCAGGCTCAAGCCCAGCGCGAACTGGCCGACTTGGGCGAGCTGCTCAAGGGTCGTGGCGTTGAGGTCTCTTACGCCATCCATCCGGTGGCTGGCCGCATGCCCGGACATATGAATGTCCTCTTGGCCGAGGCCAACGTCCCCTATGAGGAATTGATCGACCTCGACGACATCAATCCCCAGTTCCCATCAGCCAACGTCGCCTTGGTGGTTGGCGCCAATGACGTGACCAACCCCGCGGCCCGCCGACCAGGGACCGCAGTATCCGGCATGCCCATCCTGGACGTTGACAAGGCCCAGCATGTTGTCGTTCTCAAACGAGGTCGCGGCAAGGGCTATGCAGGCATCGAAAACGAGCTCTACTTCAATCCGAATACGCAGATGCTCTTCAACGATGCCAAGGTCAGCCTTCAGGCGATCATTGCATCGGTCAAGGAACTTATCGCCTGAGCATCTGCTGGACGACCTGTCGCATATGCTGTAGTCAGAACCATGGCTCCAGATCGGTTTGGCTGATCCGGGGCCGATTATCGTCGAACAGGAAGGACCCGCATGCTGTCATTCGTCAACGACTATTCCGAGGGCGCCCACCCCGCAG
It encodes the following:
- a CDS encoding NAD(P) transhydrogenase subunit alpha, with the translated sequence MSGPEQSQITFGVLNETSHDESRVALTPDIVTRLARQGITCLMESCAGIRAGFRDEDYQRAGAAVTDRNTVLSKSQVLGFVNRPDTSLLSRIQNKTWIIGMLGSFSDQDYIKALDEAGLTGIAMERLPRQLSSAQSMDEMTSQNSVMGYKAALVAADAYGSFFPMMTTAAGTIRPAKVLVLGAGIAGLQAIGTAKRLGAVVTAYDVRPASRQEVESLGAKFLDLGLDFSKGQGEGGYARQLNSQEQAQQQAAVDAKAAGFDVVITTAKVPGGKPPRLLSAKGVANLHPGAVVVDCAASDLGGNVEGSQVGTTTTHEGVIMIGAPYLASGVATTASSLLARNVADVLVHFVRNGALSIKADDGIDQALVVTGTAESGARGSTDAASSEKKGHQQ
- a CDS encoding NAD(P) transhydrogenase subunit alpha; translation: MNSLVIAITLFILALLIGVEVIGKVPATLHTPLMSGANSIHGIVIVGVVIIAAEAHSPLSYVLIFLAAILGAMNVVGGYVVTDRMLEMFKSSKSGRKKNKDDQNHQASAVPVANAEDGGADK
- a CDS encoding NAD(P)(+) transhydrogenase (Re/Si-specific) subunit beta, whose amino-acid sequence is MNTLDIITWFVYLLSSVMFVMGLHCMNSPKTARTGNRISAAGMIIAVAMAFIHLFATGFASSLAIVLLVLGILIGSAAGVYSARKVKMTDMPQLVSVFNTVGGGAAALVALNDILTSEGTPTLVVLITAGLGVVIGSVTFTGSLIAAGKLQGVSLIKNLKLPAKAVWNLLFALLTVLCLVMLCLNPDTRTPWALLTAIFALGYGLVFVIPIGGADMPVVISVLNACTGTAVAMNGLAIDNVALIVAGALVGAAGATLSVLMAQAMNRPLLSVLAGGFGGSSVSASQDQGAQGTMKETTPDDVAVQLVYADKVIFVPGFGLAQAQAQRELADLGELLKGRGVEVSYAIHPVAGRMPGHMNVLLAEANVPYEELIDLDDINPQFPSANVALVVGANDVTNPAARRPGTAVSGMPILDVDKAQHVVVLKRGRGKGYAGIENELYFNPNTQMLFNDAKVSLQAIIASVKELIA